The genomic DNA GGTTTTATTTTTTTGGATAAATTTTTCTAAAATAAAATAGTCCTTTTTGCCGCCAAAATCGGGTATCGTCGGCGCTTTATCAAGAAACCTAATCAATTCTCTTTTATAAATAAAATAATGAGGAATATTTGAAATTTCACTTTTAATTTGTTTAAATCCCGCCTGTCTCGCCTGTTTTTTATATCGCTTCAAAAGAGACCCCGGCTTTTCTTTGTAACCCTGGCCCCGGCCAAAAGCTTGCTTAAGATTCAGCTTGTCCGTTTCATGCACTTGCTGGGTAATCAACAACCCTCCCGGCTTAAGCACTCGGCATGCTTCTTTAAAAAACAGAGGCGAATGTTTAACGGTAATGATGTCAAAGCTGTCGGCCGGAAACTTTAATTTTTTAGCATCCATACATTTAAAAATCACATTCTTTGCCCCGTATCGCTTTTTATTCTTTTGAGCCAAATTTATCATCTCTGGCTCAATATCAATGCCTATGCCTTTTTTAAAACAAGGGGCTAAACGTAAAAAATTATTACCCTCTGCTGTGCCGATATCCAAGGCAACCTCATCACCCTTCAGCTTCTTCTTCACTACTTCATAAAAATCTCCCCCCCTCGGTGTTAAATCAAGCCCCTTTTTGGACCAGCCACCTCTCTCGGCGGCTT from Patescibacteria group bacterium includes the following:
- a CDS encoding methyltransferase domain-containing protein encodes the protein AAERGGWSKKGLDLTPRGGDFYEVVKKKLKGDEVALDIGTAEGNNFLRLAPCFKKGIGIDIEPEMINLAQKNKKRYGAKNVIFKCMDAKKLKFPADSFDIITVKHSPLFFKEACRVLKPGGLLITQQVHETDKLNLKQAFGRGQGYKEKPGSLLKRYKKQARQAGFKQIKSEISNIPHYFIYKRELIRFLDKAPTIPDFGGKKDYFILEKFIQKNKTPRGIKSNTSRFLLEVKK